The Rubrobacter naiadicus DNA window ACGAGTTCCAGCGCGACCGCGACAGGATCATCCACGCCAAGGCGTTCCGGCGCCTGATGCACAAGACCCAGGTCTTCATCGCGCCCGACGGGGACCACTTCCGCACCCGGCTCACCCACACGCTGGAGATGATGCAGATCTCACGCACCGTCGCCCGGGCGCTCGGGCTCAACGAGGACCTCACCGAGGCGATCGCGCTCGGCCACGACCTGGGGCACACCCCGTTCGGGCACACCGGCGAGTACGCGCTCGACGGGATACTCGCCTCCTACGGGCGTTCCTTCAGGCACAACGAGCACTCGTTGCGGGTGGTGGACGTGCTCGAGAAGGACGGCCGGGGGCTCAACCTCACCTTCGAGGTGCGCGACGGGATACTCAACCACACCGCGGAGGGGAACCCCGCGACGCTGGAGGGCAGGATCATCCACTTCGCCGACAGGATCGCCTACGTCAACCACGACGTGGACGACGCGCTGCGGGCCGGGGTCATCCGCGCCGAGGAGCTGCCGCGCCGGCCGCTCGAGGTTCTCGGGGAGAGGATGAGCGTCCGGATAGACACGCTGGTGCGCGATCTGATCCGGACCTCCGAAGAGCGGGGGGAGATAGCGCTCTCCGAGCGGATATACGAGCCCTTCATGCAGCTTCGGGCGTGGCTGTTCGAGAACGTCTACCGCAACCCGCGCTCGCGGGAGAACGAGAAGGCCGGGGGGGTGGTGCGCGCCCTCTTCGAGTACTACCTGGAGCACCCCGAGGAGCGCGCGAAGAGCGACCCGGACCCGATCACCGAGACGACGGACTTCGTCGCGGGGATGACCGACCGCTACGCCCTCTCGCTCTACGAGCGGATCTTCGTGCCGCGCAGCGACCCGGATTTCGGCTGATCAGCCCCC harbors:
- a CDS encoding deoxyguanosinetriphosphate triphosphohydrolase, which produces MRGEKVLRACPASSGRLRPEPPDGIRNEFQRDRDRIIHAKAFRRLMHKTQVFIAPDGDHFRTRLTHTLEMMQISRTVARALGLNEDLTEAIALGHDLGHTPFGHTGEYALDGILASYGRSFRHNEHSLRVVDVLEKDGRGLNLTFEVRDGILNHTAEGNPATLEGRIIHFADRIAYVNHDVDDALRAGVIRAEELPRRPLEVLGERMSVRIDTLVRDLIRTSEERGEIALSERIYEPFMQLRAWLFENVYRNPRSRENEKAGGVVRALFEYYLEHPEERAKSDPDPITETTDFVAGMTDRYALSLYERIFVPRSDPDFG